The following is a genomic window from Saccharicrinis carchari.
CGGTTACGCCAGGCTTTTCTTAATTTAAAATGGAGTAAAACAGCCGTGCTCGTTGGTCAAGCTTATCACCCGATGTTTATTACGGAAAACTATCCGGCTACAGTTAATTTTGTGGCCGGGGTGCCTTTTCATCCACTTAGCCGTGCACCGCAGTTGCGCTACACATATCACCCAATGGATAAACTCTCTTTGTCGTTAAGTGCTTTATCGCAAGGCGATTTTGTTAATTCGGGGCCGGCAGATCAGGTGGAGCGATCAGAATTTCCGGAAGCTGTGCTGCAATTGAAATATGGTTTGCCGCAGGATTTTTTTGTAGGGGCTACCTTTGGGGTAAAGCAAGTAGAGCCGGCTAGGGTAGACGATTTCAATAACATTGCAAAGAGTAAGCTTACCACCATGCACGGAAACCTATCGTTAAGATATTCCACTCGGGCGCTTACATTTAAAGCCGAAGGTATTTATGGGGGTAACATGACCAACTTGGTGATGATTGGCGGATTGGCACGTAAAGCCAAAAATGGTACGGCATTAAACGCACAATACGAAGCCATCCGAACCGCAGCGCTATGGGCCGATATACATACCAATGCGGCATCAGTTAATTTTGGCGTGTTTACCGGAATTACGACCAACTTAGGTACGGCCAACGAATCCTTAATAGTAATCGCTGAAAAACAATATACCAGAGGGAGTGATATCGAAAAAGTGTATACTGTTTCTCCACGGGTGACTTTTGCTTCCGGACCGGTATATATCGGCCTTGAGCTAAATCGCACCATCGCTTTTTATGGTGCTGATTGGGATGAGAAATCAAAGCCTATTCATACTACCCTTTACGCCAATAATCGTTTGTTGATGAGTTTTCGTTACAACTTTTAATGTTGGAAGAATA
Proteins encoded in this region:
- a CDS encoding DcaP family trimeric outer membrane transporter; protein product: MKRILLCLTAFSILWANGQENEKKVTVKTYGFIGFDTFFDSRISATARSCGYLYPLGFDGDDAGHDKNDKSRFDFTANISRVGLTIQGPDAFGAVATAKIEADFAGTSGNGRDFVFRLRQAFLNLKWSKTAVLVGQAYHPMFITENYPATVNFVAGVPFHPLSRAPQLRYTYHPMDKLSLSLSALSQGDFVNSGPADQVERSEFPEAVLQLKYGLPQDFFVGATFGVKQVEPARVDDFNNIAKSKLTTMHGNLSLRYSTRALTFKAEGIYGGNMTNLVMIGGLARKAKNGTALNAQYEAIRTAALWADIHTNAASVNFGVFTGITTNLGTANESLIVIAEKQYTRGSDIEKVYTVSPRVTFASGPVYIGLELNRTIAFYGADWDEKSKPIHTTLYANNRLLMSFRYNF